A genomic region of Pseudomonas migulae contains the following coding sequences:
- a CDS encoding helix-turn-helix domain-containing protein — MPLTEKELMERDAKRNIGEELLASILEVKAGLHGDVHKVEVTEAAEARSKTGLSQPKFAELLGVSVRTLQEWEQGRRSPSGAARSLLHIAAIRPDVFRDVLAN; from the coding sequence ATGCCCCTAACTGAAAAAGAACTGATGGAACGGGATGCCAAACGCAATATTGGCGAAGAACTGTTGGCGTCGATTCTTGAAGTCAAAGCCGGCCTACACGGCGACGTTCACAAAGTTGAAGTAACCGAGGCTGCAGAGGCCCGAAGCAAAACCGGTCTATCACAACCGAAGTTTGCGGAGCTGCTGGGCGTTTCCGTACGCACTCTGCAGGAGTGGGAACAAGGACGACGGTCCCCTTCTGGGGCTGCACGATCGCTCCTTCATATCGCAGCTATTCGCCCTGACGTTTTCCGAGACGTATTGGCGAACTGA